Proteins found in one Syngnathus acus chromosome 9, fSynAcu1.2, whole genome shotgun sequence genomic segment:
- the kiaa0825 gene encoding uncharacterized protein KIAA0825 homolog isoform X1 — MEWPEDFPEDQAFVELVGSSLSCDLDFEQLVKDTEEKLKLNANSIEQHLAELQAKMGDSCSAERPPSPTECLQWFDVKTLSNVSTGHRELMDFFTCLQDYLRSKEEGREDATLQLLLNLSSQRGVCFPCIPSSSLSFSHQLLAPPFPSIHTIKDDSPSEIQVAWEDVRLQLRCYLLERLSTESAATRRVPSLSIAQRVHRLEQLCFLYPECEVLTHYQGLRGQAMLALLHSAMSSSPAGVTGFDRVTAAFRSVVPALTQALTEDLRVLPRIVEPHAILGFLNASYLRPVASELSSLLERECDTALRDNTMLGSKIKRYSSKSRATVAPMEVPVKSRSFSLTAHQLKALTRLACSLLAYESNVKEMVNNVIFVNCTGEAPSVKGILKKAKEESDMTGLSRTFATPTIHTSEVLEFDWRSAFSGLVPHMAHCVKVVLDDVCSKSLQQEEALHSLPHYSVPLERLSGRRSIHDSNINVSDDDYSPRDTPSMVAKFCIPVVDELDALLPLATACKDSSLLEVPSSFVEACSRAALAVLERLEQRALEVPSSLPLKNLPALLATCIYVLHRLERYHARLKDSTSTLAKVHLSLLPVQKYQQSVEALKDQLSSYCIQVCSTCVLQDAESHHWADPKPFYEGERCSFSVQMWFYFLCGLRSDLWAVLPPQLAKELLGQVLSETLQVLVKRYARARPSYKRHLQIRCDITAVLLFVEHLLWSVCESPESLLRRDPSSAVTIIAGGSDWPYQIHSLCEQLLTVLVIGTAPLTLLYRTFMDNDESQQLDKPVVHWLNALEPNIYTEQVIQDGLVGQEASECQLRLLTSDPGSNPRLLLRMLLHRDCHLPRTLLQNSYFCQESQPEIPTQERKAGDAFVVALFNICTWLSDTPKALTQILQPYLESLHVWQHLYSLADTTQKVPVVVDRIRLIVTKSTNTILAHLVTMVTDWHATEEQSEASKIVPESVLAKVPKSWNYVPVEVRAKETGKGDASLKTVTSLIIQAMSFIFTNLPLVVASLPLPIRYLFQTAEKHLSEHARQLRSVGLLLWSLLNCLIHNLWDSHTLEEISGLALNCQAKDRLGLLAECLQASIGIQQKGVPKSTVHKVLQALEEKRPKWINVQLQKARKLCINSVHERGGKESAMAAAELTEQKMDLMLLEVCHKAGGSHYLRHIHHIIQGNEDLLMSKLSGNTDLPCEPPRPVSFDVSDRFGITKFNPLEQFDRIGKKKLDQVAMVEWAWEWTRLLPAYQDMCQITFKNLLANRWEMREGAELEDEEKMMVEELQRAYLVCHCDAGLQESREADETTAEGTQGGPQASDKSDAQ, encoded by the exons ATGGAGTGGCCAGAAGATTTTCCCGAAGACCAAGCCTTTGTTGAGCTGGTGGGCTCTTCGCTCTCCTGTGACCTCGACTTTGAGCAGCTCGTCAAAGACACAGAAGAGAAACTCAAGCTCAATGCCAACAG TATTGAACAGCATCTGGCGGAGCTGCAGGCCAAAATGGGAGACTCGTGTAGCGCCGAACGTCCGCCCAGCCCGACCGAATGCCTGCAGTGGTTCGATGTCAAAACGCTCAGCAATGTCAGCACGGGACATCGGGAACTCATGGACTTCTTCACTTGCTTG CAAGACTACCTGAGGTCAAAAGAGGAAGGAAGAGAAGACGCCACGCTGCAACTCTTACTCAACCTCTCATCCCAGAGGGGTGTCTGTTTCCCTTGCATCCCATCTTCATCCTTGTCCTTCTCTCATCAACTCCTTGCCCCTCCCTTTCCCTCGATACATACAATCAAAGATGACTCGCCGTCCGAG ATCCAAGTAGCGTGGGAAGATGTCCGTCTTCAGCTCCGCTGCTATCTGTTGGAGCGGCTGTCTACGGAAAGCGCAGCGACTCGCCGAGTACCTTCCTTGTCCATCGCGCAACGAGTCCATCGCCTGGAGCAGTTGTGCTTTTTGTACCCCGAGTGTGAAGTTCTCACTCATTACCAG GGACTAAGAGGCCAAGCCATGCTGGCTCTTCTCCACTCCGCCATGTCCTCCAGTCCAGCCGGTGTAACCGGCTTTGACCGAGTGACCGCGGCCTTCCGCTCGGTGGTCCCGGCCCTCACGCAGGCCCTCACCGAAGACCTCCGCGTCCTTCCGAGAATCGTGGAGCCGCACGCCATCTTGGGCTTCCTAAATGCATCCTATCTCCGGCCCGTGGCGAGTGAATTGTCCTCCCTGCTTGAGAGAGAGTGTGATACAGCGTTGAGGGACAACACAATGCTCGGCAGCAAGATCAAAAGATACTCGTCCAAGTCTCGAGCAACGGTTG CGCCGATGGAAGTTCCGGTGAAAAGTCGGAGTTTCAGTTTGACCGCCCACCAGTTGAAGGCCTTAACCCGGCTGGCCTGCTCACTGCTGGCCTATGAGAGCAACGTCAAAGAGATGGTCAACAACGTGATTTTCGTTAATTGCACTGGGGAGGCTCCCAGTGTCAAAG GCATCTTGAAAAAGGCGAAAGAGGAGTCAGATATGACAGGATTAAGCAGGACATTCGCAACACCAACAATTCACACATCAGAG GTTCTGGAGTTTGATTGGAGGTCAGCCTTTAGCGGACTGGTCCCTCATATGGCTCACTGTGTCAAAGTGGTGCTGGATGATGTTTGTAGCAAGAGTCTTCAGCAGGAGGAAGCCCTTCATTCCTTGCCTCACTACTCAGTCCCGCTGGAACGTTTAAGTGGACGCAGGAGCATCCATGACAGCAACATAAATGTCTCTGATGACGACTACTCACCGAGAGACACTCCGAGCATGGTAGCTAAG TTTTGTATTCCAGTGGTGGACGAGCTGGATGCCTTGCTACCGCTAGCAACCGCCTGCAAGGACAGCTCACTCCTTGAGGTTCCTTCAAGCTTCGTGGAGGCATGCAGCCGGGCAGCGTTAGCCGTGCTGGAACGTTTAGAGCAGAGAGCCCTGGAAGTCCCGTCCTCTCTCCCACTCAAGAACCTGCCTGCTCTGCTGGCCACTTGCATTTACGTACTCCATCGATTGGAACGCTACCACGCGCGGCTGAAGGACTCAACTTCTACTTTAGCCAAAGT CCACTTGAGTTTGCTGCCTGTCCAGAAGTACCAGCAAAGCGTTGAGGCCTTGAAGGACCAACTGAGCAGCTATTGTATCCAAGTTTGTTCCACCTGTGTGCTTCAGGATGCCGAGAGCCACCACTGGGCTGACCCCAAACCATTTTATGAG GGTGAACGCTGTTCCTTCTCAGTGCAGATGTGGTTCTACTTCCTGTGTGGTCTCCGTAGTGATCTGTGGGCCGTCCTCCCGCCACAGTTAGCCAAAGAGTTGCTGGGACAGGTTCTGTCGGAAACACTACAGGTGCTGGTGAAGAGATACGCCAGGGCCCGACCTTCGTATAAGAGACACCTGCAGATAAG ATGTGACATCACAGCAGTGCTCCTGTTCGTGGAGCATCTATTGTGGAGCGTGTGCGAAAGTCCCGAGTCCTTGCTTCGCCGCGACCCGTCATCGGCGGTCACCATAATAGCGGGTGGATCCGACTGGCCCTACCAGATCCATAGCTTGTGCGAACAGCTCCTGACGGTCCTCGTCATCGGCACGGCGCCGCTAACGTTGTTGTACAG AACATTTATGGATAACGATGAGTCGCAGCAGTTAGACAAGCCTGTGGTCCATTGGCTAAATGCTCTGGAACCAAACATCTACACGGAACAAGTCATACA AGACGGCCTTGTGGGCCAGGAAGCCTCTGAATGTCAGCTCCGGCTGCTGACCTCTGACCCCGGAAGCAATCCCAGGTTGCTGCTGCGAATGCTACTTCACAGAGACTGTCACCTGCCCCGTACGCTCCTGCAAAACTCTT ATTTTTGCCAGGAAAGCCAACCAGAAATACCCACACAGGAACGCAAAGCCGGCGATGCCTTTGTCGTTGCGCTTTTCAACATTTGTACCTGGCTGAGTGACACCCCCAAGGCCTTAACTCAGATCCTTCAACCATACCTGGAGAGTTTGCATGTATGGCAACATCTCTACAGTCTGGCAG ACACAACTCAGAAAGTGCCGGTCGTGGTGGATCGTATCAGGCTAATAGTCACCAAGTCTACCAACACCATTCTGGCTCACCTGGTTACCATGGTAACAGACTGGCATGCCACAGAGGAGCAAAGTGAAGCCTCGAAAATTGTTCCGGAAAGTGTCTTGGCTAAAGTGCCCAAAAGCTGGAACTATGTACCAGTGGAAGTACGAGCAAAGGAGACTGGGAAGGGAGACGCTTCGTTGAAGA CTGTCACATCCCTCATCATTCAAGCCATGTCCTTCATTTTCACCAACCTGCCGCTGGTCGTAGCGTCCTTGCCCCTCCCCATCCGCTATCTCTTCCAAACGGCAGAGAAACATCTTTCCGAGCATGCCCGGCAACTACGCTCAGTGGGCCTGTTGCTCTGGTCCTTGTTGAACTGCCTGATCCACAATCTCTGGGACTCGCACACACTTGAAGAAATCAGTGGGCTAGCCTTGAACTGTCAGGCCAAGGATCGCCTGGGCCTGTTGGCTGAGTGTCTGCAGGCTTCAATCGGGATTCAACAGAAG GGTGTACCCAAAAGCACGGTGCACAAGGTGCTGCAGGCTCTGGAGGAAAAAAGACCAAAGTGGATAAACGTGCAGCTACAGAAGGCCCGCAAACTCTGCATAAACAG CGTCCATGAGCGAGGAGGCAAGGAAAGTGCAATGGCTGCGGCCGAACTGACCGAGCAGAAAATGGACCTGATGCTGCTGGAGGTCTGCCACAAAGCAGGGGGCAGCCACTACCTGAGGCACATCCATCACATCATCCAAGGCAATGAG GATTTGCTGATGTCCAAATTGAGCGGTAACACGGACTTGCCCTGTGAGCCACCTCGTCCGGTGAGCTTTGACGTCAGTGATCGTTTCGGCATCACCAAATTCAACCCTCTTGAACAGTTTGACCGAATCGGCAAAAAGAAGCTGGATCAG GTTGCTATGGTTGAGTGGGCGTGGGAGTGGACAAGGCTGCTGCCAGCGTATCAGGACATGTGCCAAATCACCTTCAAAAATCTGCTGGCCAACAG
- the kiaa0825 gene encoding uncharacterized protein KIAA0825 homolog isoform X2 — protein sequence MEWPEDFPEDQAFVELVGSSLSCDLDFEQLVKDTEEKLKLNANSIEQHLAELQAKMGDSCSAERPPSPTECLQWFDVKTLSNVSTGHRELMDFFTCLQDYLRSKEEGREDATLQLLLNLSSQRGVCFPCIPSSSLSFSHQLLAPPFPSIHTIKDDSPSEIQVAWEDVRLQLRCYLLERLSTESAATRRVPSLSIAQRVHRLEQLCFLYPECEVLTHYQGLRGQAMLALLHSAMSSSPAGVTGFDRVTAAFRSVVPALTQALTEDLRVLPRIVEPHAILGFLNASYLRPVASELSSLLERECDTALRDNTMLGSKIKRYSSKSRATVAPMEVPVKSRSFSLTAHQLKALTRLACSLLAYESNVKEMVNNVIFVNCTGEAPSVKGILKKAKEESDMTGLSRTFATPTIHTSEVLEFDWRSAFSGLVPHMAHCVKVVLDDVCSKSLQQEEALHSLPHYSVPLERLSGRRSIHDSNINVSDDDYSPRDTPSMVAKFCIPVVDELDALLPLATACKDSSLLEVPSSFVEACSRAALAVLERLEQRALEVPSSLPLKNLPALLATCIYVLHRLERYHARLKDSTSTLAKVHLSLLPVQKYQQSVEALKDQLSSYCIQVCSTCVLQDAESHHWADPKPFYEGERCSFSVQMWFYFLCGLRSDLWAVLPPQLAKELLGQVLSETLQVLVKRYARARPSYKRHLQIRCDITAVLLFVEHLLWSVCESPESLLRRDPSSAVTIIAGGSDWPYQIHSLCEQLLTVLVIGTAPLTLLYRTFMDNDESQQLDKPVVHWLNALEPNIYTEQVIQDGLVGQEASECQLRLLTSDPGSNPRLLLRMLLHRDCHLPRTLLQNSYFCQESQPEIPTQERKAGDAFVVALFNICTWLSDTPKALTQILQPYLESLHVWQHLYSLADTTQKVPVVVDRIRLIVTKSTNTILAHLVTMVTDWHATEEQSEASKIVPESVLAKVPKSWNYVPVEVRAKETGKGDASLKTVTSLIIQAMSFIFTNLPLVVASLPLPIRYLFQTAEKHLSEHARQLRSVGLLLWSLLNCLIHNLWDSHTLEEISGLALNCQAKDRLGLLAECLQASIGIQQKGVPKSTVHKVLQALEEKRPKWINVQLQKARKLCINSVHERGGKESAMAAAELTEQKMDLMLLEVCHKAGGSHYLRHIHHIIQGNEVAMVEWAWEWTRLLPAYQDMCQITFKNLLANRWEMREGAELEDEEKMMVEELQRAYLVCHCDAGLQESREADETTAEGTQGGPQASDKSDAQ from the exons ATGGAGTGGCCAGAAGATTTTCCCGAAGACCAAGCCTTTGTTGAGCTGGTGGGCTCTTCGCTCTCCTGTGACCTCGACTTTGAGCAGCTCGTCAAAGACACAGAAGAGAAACTCAAGCTCAATGCCAACAG TATTGAACAGCATCTGGCGGAGCTGCAGGCCAAAATGGGAGACTCGTGTAGCGCCGAACGTCCGCCCAGCCCGACCGAATGCCTGCAGTGGTTCGATGTCAAAACGCTCAGCAATGTCAGCACGGGACATCGGGAACTCATGGACTTCTTCACTTGCTTG CAAGACTACCTGAGGTCAAAAGAGGAAGGAAGAGAAGACGCCACGCTGCAACTCTTACTCAACCTCTCATCCCAGAGGGGTGTCTGTTTCCCTTGCATCCCATCTTCATCCTTGTCCTTCTCTCATCAACTCCTTGCCCCTCCCTTTCCCTCGATACATACAATCAAAGATGACTCGCCGTCCGAG ATCCAAGTAGCGTGGGAAGATGTCCGTCTTCAGCTCCGCTGCTATCTGTTGGAGCGGCTGTCTACGGAAAGCGCAGCGACTCGCCGAGTACCTTCCTTGTCCATCGCGCAACGAGTCCATCGCCTGGAGCAGTTGTGCTTTTTGTACCCCGAGTGTGAAGTTCTCACTCATTACCAG GGACTAAGAGGCCAAGCCATGCTGGCTCTTCTCCACTCCGCCATGTCCTCCAGTCCAGCCGGTGTAACCGGCTTTGACCGAGTGACCGCGGCCTTCCGCTCGGTGGTCCCGGCCCTCACGCAGGCCCTCACCGAAGACCTCCGCGTCCTTCCGAGAATCGTGGAGCCGCACGCCATCTTGGGCTTCCTAAATGCATCCTATCTCCGGCCCGTGGCGAGTGAATTGTCCTCCCTGCTTGAGAGAGAGTGTGATACAGCGTTGAGGGACAACACAATGCTCGGCAGCAAGATCAAAAGATACTCGTCCAAGTCTCGAGCAACGGTTG CGCCGATGGAAGTTCCGGTGAAAAGTCGGAGTTTCAGTTTGACCGCCCACCAGTTGAAGGCCTTAACCCGGCTGGCCTGCTCACTGCTGGCCTATGAGAGCAACGTCAAAGAGATGGTCAACAACGTGATTTTCGTTAATTGCACTGGGGAGGCTCCCAGTGTCAAAG GCATCTTGAAAAAGGCGAAAGAGGAGTCAGATATGACAGGATTAAGCAGGACATTCGCAACACCAACAATTCACACATCAGAG GTTCTGGAGTTTGATTGGAGGTCAGCCTTTAGCGGACTGGTCCCTCATATGGCTCACTGTGTCAAAGTGGTGCTGGATGATGTTTGTAGCAAGAGTCTTCAGCAGGAGGAAGCCCTTCATTCCTTGCCTCACTACTCAGTCCCGCTGGAACGTTTAAGTGGACGCAGGAGCATCCATGACAGCAACATAAATGTCTCTGATGACGACTACTCACCGAGAGACACTCCGAGCATGGTAGCTAAG TTTTGTATTCCAGTGGTGGACGAGCTGGATGCCTTGCTACCGCTAGCAACCGCCTGCAAGGACAGCTCACTCCTTGAGGTTCCTTCAAGCTTCGTGGAGGCATGCAGCCGGGCAGCGTTAGCCGTGCTGGAACGTTTAGAGCAGAGAGCCCTGGAAGTCCCGTCCTCTCTCCCACTCAAGAACCTGCCTGCTCTGCTGGCCACTTGCATTTACGTACTCCATCGATTGGAACGCTACCACGCGCGGCTGAAGGACTCAACTTCTACTTTAGCCAAAGT CCACTTGAGTTTGCTGCCTGTCCAGAAGTACCAGCAAAGCGTTGAGGCCTTGAAGGACCAACTGAGCAGCTATTGTATCCAAGTTTGTTCCACCTGTGTGCTTCAGGATGCCGAGAGCCACCACTGGGCTGACCCCAAACCATTTTATGAG GGTGAACGCTGTTCCTTCTCAGTGCAGATGTGGTTCTACTTCCTGTGTGGTCTCCGTAGTGATCTGTGGGCCGTCCTCCCGCCACAGTTAGCCAAAGAGTTGCTGGGACAGGTTCTGTCGGAAACACTACAGGTGCTGGTGAAGAGATACGCCAGGGCCCGACCTTCGTATAAGAGACACCTGCAGATAAG ATGTGACATCACAGCAGTGCTCCTGTTCGTGGAGCATCTATTGTGGAGCGTGTGCGAAAGTCCCGAGTCCTTGCTTCGCCGCGACCCGTCATCGGCGGTCACCATAATAGCGGGTGGATCCGACTGGCCCTACCAGATCCATAGCTTGTGCGAACAGCTCCTGACGGTCCTCGTCATCGGCACGGCGCCGCTAACGTTGTTGTACAG AACATTTATGGATAACGATGAGTCGCAGCAGTTAGACAAGCCTGTGGTCCATTGGCTAAATGCTCTGGAACCAAACATCTACACGGAACAAGTCATACA AGACGGCCTTGTGGGCCAGGAAGCCTCTGAATGTCAGCTCCGGCTGCTGACCTCTGACCCCGGAAGCAATCCCAGGTTGCTGCTGCGAATGCTACTTCACAGAGACTGTCACCTGCCCCGTACGCTCCTGCAAAACTCTT ATTTTTGCCAGGAAAGCCAACCAGAAATACCCACACAGGAACGCAAAGCCGGCGATGCCTTTGTCGTTGCGCTTTTCAACATTTGTACCTGGCTGAGTGACACCCCCAAGGCCTTAACTCAGATCCTTCAACCATACCTGGAGAGTTTGCATGTATGGCAACATCTCTACAGTCTGGCAG ACACAACTCAGAAAGTGCCGGTCGTGGTGGATCGTATCAGGCTAATAGTCACCAAGTCTACCAACACCATTCTGGCTCACCTGGTTACCATGGTAACAGACTGGCATGCCACAGAGGAGCAAAGTGAAGCCTCGAAAATTGTTCCGGAAAGTGTCTTGGCTAAAGTGCCCAAAAGCTGGAACTATGTACCAGTGGAAGTACGAGCAAAGGAGACTGGGAAGGGAGACGCTTCGTTGAAGA CTGTCACATCCCTCATCATTCAAGCCATGTCCTTCATTTTCACCAACCTGCCGCTGGTCGTAGCGTCCTTGCCCCTCCCCATCCGCTATCTCTTCCAAACGGCAGAGAAACATCTTTCCGAGCATGCCCGGCAACTACGCTCAGTGGGCCTGTTGCTCTGGTCCTTGTTGAACTGCCTGATCCACAATCTCTGGGACTCGCACACACTTGAAGAAATCAGTGGGCTAGCCTTGAACTGTCAGGCCAAGGATCGCCTGGGCCTGTTGGCTGAGTGTCTGCAGGCTTCAATCGGGATTCAACAGAAG GGTGTACCCAAAAGCACGGTGCACAAGGTGCTGCAGGCTCTGGAGGAAAAAAGACCAAAGTGGATAAACGTGCAGCTACAGAAGGCCCGCAAACTCTGCATAAACAG CGTCCATGAGCGAGGAGGCAAGGAAAGTGCAATGGCTGCGGCCGAACTGACCGAGCAGAAAATGGACCTGATGCTGCTGGAGGTCTGCCACAAAGCAGGGGGCAGCCACTACCTGAGGCACATCCATCACATCATCCAAGGCAATGAG GTTGCTATGGTTGAGTGGGCGTGGGAGTGGACAAGGCTGCTGCCAGCGTATCAGGACATGTGCCAAATCACCTTCAAAAATCTGCTGGCCAACAG